Proteins encoded within one genomic window of Chitinophaga parva:
- a CDS encoding sensor histidine kinase translates to MALHAQQLPYTFRHLNIQQGLAGNHVSAILQDRRGFLWIASTALQRYDGSNFNTVANFDRLPGSVFYDDICLVEDNANRIWIGSPQNVRRYDPVTGKVSVVPLSFKPTSLRELQCEQMICDHNGVIWATSEEGLLVYNSDKDQMERASMVPENIRCQMNSGIIEDASGNIWISGRNGIFMLDHQRKTLYSKDYNPGHIPVLNLETSVRKFYRDHTGRMWIAARTNVVYCYTAMQLRMDSVLLYAPEANQGKGAYARAFDAMEDNAGTVWLATEGVGMYGVPSGTMQASLRILGNNNDEQGLYYNDEINCFFRSDDGQLWVGTDYGISIMSLQTPELKIWSYRTSFSGTPLRLPKSEVTDLLQTPDSDIYIAYWGGGVYRLDAGMHPKQVMEYGNNAAVNLPNHQSKVWSLAAFQGKVLIGQENGELSVFNPRTNNFEVHYHPAELDNEALLDIFPDNDTAVWIGLYKKGLARWNPRLQRFYNCDLSAYNTGALSVMDMIREGNDRLWLATNDAGLLLWDKRKGGVIKNVLFKNADSSVVNNVLCLYRCNDTTLLAGTDHGLFIYNTLRNAYTQLQAGENAFDEWVLSMQGRNGAVWLTTTYGFYRYNPSTQELEIFQQNDDIIDNARKTRRRILPLQDGRLLVGASNFVVSLLPATLQPAPPPPDVTITGLRAMDSTMLFEAALTAGGAVKLTAHQNFITISFRSIHFNRGRVRYYYKLEGLDEDWTLNNLSTTARYTNLSPGFYTFKVKALNTAGTFSDHITILRIYVKPAFWQTWWFKVLCAIAILVAIFSFMRFRIRRVQREARRRAEFQQQISQLEMKALRAQMNPHFIFNALNSIQIFMMKNQPELALAYLGRFARLIRDVLDHSQLNTLPLSKELKMLENYMELEKLRFADQFSYNITISPELELDFIEIPSMILQPFVENAIWHGLLHKKAQGTLHITFEQKGERLLCIIKDDGIGRDRSAAIKQQNGQTHHSRGLQITRDRLSLYNSRFDMDASFEIIDLKTTLGEPLGTQVNIWIPLEK, encoded by the coding sequence GTGGCACTGCACGCCCAGCAATTACCTTACACCTTCAGGCATCTCAATATCCAGCAGGGGCTGGCCGGTAACCATGTATCAGCCATTTTGCAGGACCGGCGGGGGTTCCTGTGGATAGCCAGTACGGCCCTGCAGCGGTATGATGGCAGTAACTTTAATACGGTGGCCAATTTTGACCGGCTGCCGGGCTCCGTTTTTTATGACGATATCTGCCTGGTGGAAGATAATGCCAACCGCATCTGGATAGGCTCTCCGCAGAACGTGCGGCGGTATGACCCGGTAACGGGCAAGGTGAGTGTAGTGCCGCTCAGTTTTAAACCCACGAGCCTCCGCGAGCTGCAATGTGAGCAGATGATCTGTGACCACAATGGGGTGATATGGGCCACCAGCGAGGAAGGCCTGCTGGTGTACAACAGTGATAAGGACCAGATGGAACGCGCCTCCATGGTGCCGGAAAACATACGGTGCCAGATGAACAGCGGTATTATTGAAGACGCCAGCGGCAACATCTGGATAAGTGGCCGCAATGGCATTTTTATGCTGGACCACCAGCGCAAAACCCTTTACAGCAAAGATTATAACCCGGGACACATCCCGGTGCTGAACCTGGAAACCAGCGTGCGCAAATTTTACCGCGATCATACAGGGCGCATGTGGATAGCTGCCCGCACTAACGTGGTGTACTGCTATACAGCCATGCAACTGCGTATGGACTCAGTGCTGCTGTATGCACCGGAGGCAAACCAGGGAAAAGGCGCTTATGCGCGTGCCTTTGACGCTATGGAAGACAATGCCGGCACGGTGTGGCTGGCCACGGAGGGGGTAGGCATGTATGGCGTGCCCTCCGGCACGATGCAGGCCAGCCTGCGTATTCTCGGGAATAACAATGATGAACAGGGGCTTTATTATAACGATGAGATCAACTGCTTTTTCAGAAGCGATGATGGGCAATTGTGGGTAGGCACGGATTATGGCATCAGCATTATGAGCCTCCAAACGCCGGAACTGAAAATTTGGAGCTACCGCACATCCTTTTCCGGCACGCCTTTGCGCCTGCCCAAGTCGGAAGTAACAGACCTGCTGCAAACGCCGGACAGTGATATTTACATAGCCTACTGGGGCGGTGGTGTATACCGCCTGGATGCCGGTATGCACCCTAAGCAGGTCATGGAATACGGGAACAATGCTGCTGTCAACCTGCCTAATCACCAGAGTAAAGTATGGAGCCTGGCCGCTTTCCAGGGCAAGGTGCTCATAGGGCAGGAAAACGGGGAGCTATCGGTGTTTAACCCCCGTACCAATAATTTTGAGGTGCACTATCATCCCGCCGAACTGGATAATGAAGCATTGCTGGACATTTTCCCGGATAATGATACTGCCGTGTGGATAGGGCTTTACAAAAAAGGCCTGGCACGCTGGAACCCACGGTTGCAAAGGTTTTACAACTGTGATCTTAGTGCTTACAATACCGGCGCCCTGTCTGTGATGGACATGATAAGGGAAGGGAATGACCGCCTGTGGCTGGCCACAAACGATGCCGGCCTGCTGCTGTGGGATAAGCGCAAAGGCGGGGTGATAAAGAACGTATTGTTTAAAAACGCAGATAGCAGCGTGGTGAATAATGTGCTTTGCCTGTATCGCTGTAATGATACCACCTTGCTGGCCGGCACAGATCATGGCCTGTTTATTTATAATACGCTGCGCAATGCTTACACACAGTTGCAGGCCGGTGAAAATGCCTTTGATGAATGGGTGCTGAGCATGCAGGGACGTAATGGAGCAGTGTGGCTTACCACCACATATGGCTTTTACCGTTATAACCCTTCCACGCAGGAGCTGGAGATCTTCCAGCAGAATGATGATATTATTGACAATGCCCGCAAAACCAGGCGGCGTATACTGCCCCTGCAGGATGGGCGCCTGCTGGTAGGCGCTTCCAACTTTGTAGTGAGCCTGCTGCCCGCCACGCTGCAACCCGCGCCCCCGCCCCCGGATGTAACCATCACGGGGCTCAGAGCCATGGACAGTACCATGTTGTTTGAAGCAGCCCTCACGGCTGGCGGGGCGGTAAAGCTTACGGCGCATCAAAACTTCATCACCATCAGTTTCCGCAGCATCCACTTCAACCGCGGGCGGGTACGTTACTACTACAAGCTGGAAGGACTGGATGAAGACTGGACACTGAATAACTTGAGCACCACCGCCCGTTATACCAATCTTTCCCCTGGCTTTTATACATTTAAAGTGAAGGCGCTCAACACGGCCGGCACTTTTTCAGATCATATCACCATCCTGCGTATTTATGTGAAGCCGGCGTTCTGGCAAACATGGTGGTTCAAGGTGCTTTGCGCTATTGCTATCCTGGTGGCTATTTTTTCGTTTATGCGTTTCCGTATCAGGCGGGTGCAGCGGGAAGCCAGGCGGCGTGCGGAGTTCCAGCAGCAGATCTCCCAGCTGGAGATGAAAGCACTGCGGGCGCAGATGAACCCCCATTTTATTTTCAACGCGCTGAACTCTATCCAGATCTTCATGATGAAGAACCAGCCAGAGCTGGCACTGGCTTACCTGGGCCGCTTTGCCCGCCTTATCCGGGATGTGCTGGACCACTCCCAGCTCAACACGCTGCCGCTCTCCAAGGAGTTGAAGATGCTGGAAAATTATATGGAGCTGGAAAAACTGCGCTTTGCAGATCAATTCAGTTATAACATCACCATCTCCCCGGAACTGGAGCTGGACTTCATTGAAATTCCCTCCATGATCCTGCAGCCTTTCGTGGAAAATGCCATCTGGCACGGGCTGCTGCATAAGAAAGCACAGGGCACGCTGCACATTACTTTTGAACAAAAAGGGGAGCGGCTCCTGTGCATCATTAAAGACGATGGCATTGGGCGGGACCGCTCTGCTGCTATTAAACAACAGAATGGCCAGACCCACCATTCCCGCGGCCTGCAGATCACCCGTGACAGGTTATCGCTCTACAACAGCCGCTTTGATATGGACGCCTCCTTTGAGATCATAGACCTCAAAACCACCCTGGGTGAGCCTTTGGGCACGCAGGTGAATATCTGGATACCGTTGGAGAAGTAG
- a CDS encoding S41 family peptidase, translating into MLLSTDRLGQWLRQMGCIALLLPFSALQAQTVSNADASRIVHTLSEKLTEGYPFPELSARYKAALEKNEAEGHYFNLTEEALAARLTADLQATHKDVHLHVWRDANSYKPRPAVYKENEDEQLAADRRGGYGFQQVTLDGATSTAYINIPGGFKSSQEAFEMAASAMGMAAYSKHVIIDLRHNGGGSGQMGRFLASYFYSGGNEQFYLNGFHKDRSRDEQEWTYAYVPGHRMPDAKLYILVDHNTASASEGFAYAMQQLHRGTIVGDTTAGAGIAGSMNHLGNNLVVFLPVKMVTAPHATVGWEGTGVIPDVASKGPDALQAARRLILKDILADDQDSIGQAAARWHLEDDSITGLQGDALKKKYAALVGKYNQDVTITADKTGLRWNRVEEGRGIQSYALREVMPDVLTVVDMNLEFGGPNCSRVYIHRDANGNIESLTRKTIMNAGNIYTTPTPYTRVK; encoded by the coding sequence ATGCTTTTATCGACCGACCGCCTGGGCCAATGGCTGCGGCAAATGGGCTGTATAGCCCTGCTGCTGCCGTTTTCCGCCCTGCAGGCCCAAACTGTAAGCAATGCCGACGCATCCCGCATTGTGCACACCCTTAGCGAAAAATTAACCGAGGGTTATCCATTTCCCGAACTTTCCGCCCGGTACAAGGCGGCGCTGGAAAAGAACGAAGCCGAAGGGCACTACTTTAATCTTACCGAAGAGGCCCTGGCGGCACGGCTTACCGCCGACCTGCAAGCCACGCATAAAGATGTGCACCTGCACGTATGGCGCGATGCCAACAGCTACAAACCCCGCCCTGCGGTGTATAAAGAAAATGAAGATGAGCAACTGGCGGCAGACCGGCGCGGCGGTTACGGCTTCCAGCAGGTAACCCTGGATGGCGCCACCAGCACGGCTTACATCAATATTCCCGGTGGCTTCAAGAGCAGCCAGGAAGCCTTTGAAATGGCCGCGTCGGCCATGGGCATGGCCGCTTACAGCAAGCATGTGATCATAGACCTGCGCCATAACGGGGGCGGCTCCGGCCAGATGGGCCGTTTCCTGGCGTCTTACTTTTATAGCGGCGGCAATGAACAGTTCTACCTGAATGGCTTTCATAAAGACCGTTCCCGCGATGAGCAGGAATGGACCTATGCTTATGTACCGGGCCACCGCATGCCGGATGCAAAGCTGTACATCCTGGTAGACCATAACACGGCGTCTGCATCAGAAGGCTTTGCCTACGCCATGCAGCAGTTGCACCGCGGCACCATCGTGGGCGATACTACGGCCGGCGCGGGCATTGCCGGCAGTATGAACCACCTGGGCAATAACCTGGTGGTATTTCTCCCGGTGAAAATGGTCACCGCCCCCCACGCTACGGTGGGCTGGGAAGGCACCGGCGTTATCCCCGACGTTGCCTCCAAAGGCCCGGACGCACTGCAAGCCGCCCGCCGCCTTATCCTGAAAGATATCCTGGCAGATGATCAGGATTCCATAGGCCAGGCCGCCGCCAGATGGCACCTGGAAGACGACAGCATTACCGGCCTGCAAGGCGATGCCCTGAAAAAGAAATATGCAGCACTGGTGGGCAAATACAACCAGGATGTAACCATTACCGCAGATAAAACAGGCCTGCGCTGGAACCGTGTGGAAGAAGGAAGAGGTATACAAAGTTATGCACTGCGCGAAGTGATGCCGGACGTGCTTACAGTAGTGGATATGAACCTGGAATTTGGCGGGCCCAATTGCAGCCGCGTGTACATTCACCGCGATGCAAATGGAAATATTGAAAGCCTTACCCGCAAAACCATCATGAATGCCGGTAATATTTATACGACACCCACGCCTTACACGCGGGTAAAATAA
- a CDS encoding FAD-dependent monooxygenase, protein MNDTQLSKQPPYDVIISGAGPVGLFLAGELALAQCSVLILEKAADPHSPLKRVPFGIRGLSSPSIEALYRRGLLDQLELHKRMSNPHAQLKEQTPQSRPVGHFAGISLFNDKIDASQWKYRLPGSPPPTLMSEMQEVESILARRAASLGVVILRGLGVTSFQQAADGVTVEAGHQSFHGRWLVGCDGARSVVRKLGHFEFAGTEPEFTGYSTQVDLADPEKLQPGRTLTPKGMYLQSQPGYVLIQDFDGGAFHHADKPITREHVQEVLRRISNTDVTVTALHSATTWTDRARQATTYRDGRVLLAGDAAHIHSPLGGQGLNLGLGDAMNLGWKLAATIHGQAPQGLLDSYFTERHPLGAQVLDWSRAQVAIMHPAPAARALNAIFRDLVNTRDGATYFAGRIWGVHTHYDLGGDHPLVGYSVPDYALDNGVKVGACMRAGNGLLLDFEDDATLKALAAEYGLPYVTGKPADRLGVNAALVRPDGIIAWAADGVPDVSGLRAAADRWCMRR, encoded by the coding sequence ATGAACGATACACAACTATCCAAACAACCCCCTTATGACGTGATCATCTCCGGTGCAGGCCCCGTGGGACTTTTCCTGGCGGGTGAGCTGGCCCTGGCTCAATGTTCCGTGCTTATACTTGAAAAGGCAGCAGACCCGCATTCCCCTTTAAAAAGAGTTCCCTTTGGCATACGCGGGCTTTCTTCGCCCAGCATTGAAGCACTATACCGCCGCGGCCTCCTGGACCAGCTTGAACTGCACAAGCGCATGAGCAACCCTCATGCCCAGTTAAAAGAACAAACCCCGCAAAGCCGCCCTGTGGGCCACTTTGCAGGCATTTCGCTTTTTAATGACAAGATAGATGCCTCCCAATGGAAATACCGCCTGCCCGGTTCCCCACCACCTACCCTGATGTCTGAAATGCAGGAAGTGGAATCCATCCTGGCCCGCCGCGCAGCGTCCCTGGGCGTGGTGATCCTGCGCGGGCTGGGCGTTACAAGCTTCCAGCAGGCGGCTGATGGCGTAACCGTGGAGGCGGGCCACCAGTCGTTTCACGGCCGGTGGCTGGTGGGGTGCGATGGTGCCCGCAGCGTGGTGCGTAAGTTGGGCCACTTTGAATTTGCCGGCACGGAGCCGGAATTTACCGGTTACTCCACGCAGGTAGACCTGGCCGACCCGGAAAAGCTACAGCCCGGCCGCACGCTTACGCCCAAGGGCATGTACCTGCAATCACAGCCGGGATATGTACTCATCCAGGATTTTGATGGCGGCGCATTTCACCATGCAGACAAACCTATTACCCGGGAGCATGTGCAGGAAGTGCTGCGCCGCATTTCCAATACAGACGTAACTGTCACCGCCCTGCACAGCGCTACTACCTGGACGGACCGTGCGCGCCAGGCCACCACCTACCGGGATGGCCGCGTATTGCTGGCTGGTGATGCTGCGCATATTCACTCCCCGCTGGGGGGCCAGGGTCTTAACCTGGGCCTGGGCGATGCCATGAACCTGGGCTGGAAGCTGGCTGCCACCATTCATGGGCAGGCCCCGCAAGGCCTGCTGGACAGCTATTTTACGGAGCGTCATCCCCTGGGCGCACAGGTATTGGACTGGTCGCGCGCGCAGGTGGCCATCATGCATCCTGCTCCCGCAGCACGGGCGTTGAACGCCATCTTCCGCGACCTGGTAAACACCCGTGATGGTGCGACTTACTTTGCAGGCCGCATCTGGGGCGTGCATACGCACTATGACCTGGGTGGCGATCATCCGCTGGTGGGGTACAGTGTGCCTGATTACGCGTTGGATAACGGGGTTAAAGTGGGCGCATGCATGCGCGCGGGCAATGGCCTCCTGCTGGACTTTGAGGATGATGCTACGCTCAAGGCGCTGGCCGCGGAATATGGACTGCCGTATGTGACCGGCAAGCCGGCGGACCGGCTGGGTGTGAATGCCGCGCTGGTACGCCCGGATGGCATAATTGCCTGGGCGGCAGATGGAGTGCCGGATGTAAGCGGGTTGCGGGCCGCGGCGGACCGGTGGTGTATGCGCAGGTGA
- a CDS encoding AraC family transcriptional regulator: MQHQEFAPPEVLRDVIKCFWYNTRDSGPGQTTFEVMPDGYAEIIFHFGNACSVMHDGIPEPLPSPFMMGLLNQPAIFYTQHRLQIIAIRCYPWTVFDLLRIPAGRLGVQTFEHPIALLQPALDTCVQQNNLTAALEILTAYLLDARSKVAIDSMLFKAGKAMQKANGTLPVSEVAAAAHATVRTLERNFKQSSGHTVKDVSGLMRFEQVRNRLWWQPGSNLAGLAAELGYTDQAHLSKDFKRYSGTTPAAFARNAKQEQRILHSDFVAFIQS, from the coding sequence ATGCAGCACCAGGAATTTGCACCGCCCGAAGTACTCCGGGATGTGATAAAATGTTTTTGGTACAATACACGGGACTCCGGGCCCGGGCAAACCACTTTTGAAGTGATGCCCGATGGTTACGCGGAGATCATCTTTCATTTTGGGAATGCCTGCAGTGTCATGCATGACGGTATCCCGGAGCCATTGCCATCTCCTTTCATGATGGGGCTACTCAACCAGCCGGCCATTTTCTACACCCAGCACCGTTTACAGATCATTGCCATCCGTTGCTACCCATGGACGGTGTTTGATCTCCTGCGCATTCCTGCCGGCCGGCTCGGCGTGCAAACCTTTGAACATCCCATTGCCCTGTTGCAGCCGGCACTGGATACCTGCGTGCAGCAAAACAACCTTACCGCGGCGTTGGAAATACTGACGGCCTACCTGCTGGATGCAAGGTCAAAGGTGGCAATAGACAGTATGTTATTCAAAGCCGGGAAGGCCATGCAAAAAGCAAACGGCACCCTGCCGGTAAGCGAAGTGGCAGCAGCGGCCCATGCCACGGTGCGCACGCTGGAAAGGAACTTCAAACAATCTTCCGGGCATACGGTAAAAGATGTATCGGGCCTCATGCGCTTTGAGCAGGTGCGTAACCGCTTATGGTGGCAGCCCGGCAGCAACCTGGCCGGCCTGGCGGCAGAACTGGGCTACACGGACCAGGCGCATTTAAGTAAGGACTTCAAACGCTATAGCGGCACCACGCCTGCGGCCTTTGCACGGAATGCAAAGCAGGAGCAAAGGATCCTGCACAGCGATTTTGTCGCGTTTATACAATCCTGA
- a CDS encoding Crp/Fnr family transcriptional regulator — MHIVPTSVAIQQLCTHIGNYMSLPANKTSLLESFFDQRSYAKKELLLTEGQRCFEKFFIVKGCVQLSYLRQDGTEQTLDFALENWWISDFMAFAHGGISQFSIRAVERTEVLAISAAHQHALLEQVPELHAYFHLMFQRAYAASQMRLRYLYEFSKEELYLHFLRHFPAFTQRVPQYLLASFLGFTPVYLSELRKKFVS, encoded by the coding sequence GTGCATATAGTACCTACATCGGTGGCCATACAGCAATTATGCACGCATATCGGGAACTACATGTCCCTCCCGGCAAACAAAACCAGTCTGCTGGAGTCCTTCTTTGACCAAAGATCTTACGCCAAAAAAGAACTGCTCCTCACGGAAGGCCAGCGGTGCTTTGAAAAATTCTTTATCGTGAAAGGTTGTGTGCAGCTCAGTTACCTCCGCCAGGATGGTACCGAGCAGACCCTCGACTTTGCGCTGGAAAACTGGTGGATCTCGGACTTTATGGCCTTTGCCCACGGCGGCATCTCACAGTTTTCTATCCGGGCCGTAGAGCGCACAGAGGTGTTAGCCATCAGTGCAGCCCACCAGCATGCGCTGCTGGAGCAGGTGCCGGAGCTGCACGCCTATTTCCACCTGATGTTCCAGCGTGCCTATGCCGCGTCCCAGATGAGATTGCGGTACCTGTATGAATTTTCCAAAGAAGAACTGTACCTCCATTTCCTGCGGCATTTTCCGGCATTCACCCAACGGGTCCCCCAATACCTGCTGGCATCTTTCCTGGGCTTTACGCCCGTATACCTCAGTGAGCTGCGGAAGAAGTTTGTTTCTTAA
- a CDS encoding carboxymuconolactone decarboxylase family protein, protein MNKVINHRLDVWKQEPLYWEMMSGIDKRLHAGTLPVSIIDIIKIRVSQINKCAFCIDYHTTDALKNGETIRRIFALSAWEESPLFTDAERAVLEAVEEVTLIFNHGLADDAYQKLQSYFNTKEIADILICISHMNFLNRIGISTKTVAL, encoded by the coding sequence ATGAACAAAGTGATCAACCACCGGTTAGACGTATGGAAACAAGAGCCACTGTATTGGGAAATGATGTCCGGGATAGACAAGCGCCTGCATGCAGGCACCCTGCCTGTCAGTATAATAGACATTATCAAGATCAGGGTTTCCCAGATCAATAAATGCGCTTTCTGCATTGACTACCACACCACAGATGCATTGAAAAATGGTGAAACCATCCGCCGCATCTTTGCCCTGTCTGCCTGGGAGGAAAGCCCCTTGTTTACAGACGCGGAACGCGCCGTACTGGAAGCGGTGGAAGAGGTGACCCTTATTTTCAACCACGGCCTGGCAGACGATGCGTATCAAAAGCTGCAATCCTATTTCAACACGAAAGAAATAGCAGACATCCTGATCTGCATCAGCCATATGAATTTTTTAAACCGCATCGGTATTTCCACCAAGACCGTTGCGCTTTAA
- a CDS encoding HD domain-containing protein — protein sequence MSANTIAGIELPDSAMAQQSTELLRTHGSELLYNHSLRTFVFAALHGKQHNIRYDAELLYVSSMFHDLGLTAHYRSDDKRFEVDGANAAREFVRSHGLPPQSLQLVWDAVALHTSPGIAEYKEPEVALLNYGVALDMVGKGYDHLTDQQREEIIREFPRSGLKQNMISTFFDGFKHKPHTTYGSINADICVCMIPGFQRGDFCEAIRHSPWAE from the coding sequence ATGTCTGCTAACACCATCGCCGGCATAGAGCTGCCGGATAGCGCTATGGCGCAGCAATCCACGGAATTGCTGCGCACACATGGAAGTGAGCTTTTATACAACCATTCCCTGCGCACGTTTGTCTTTGCCGCGCTCCATGGCAAGCAACATAATATCCGCTACGACGCGGAATTATTGTACGTAAGCAGCATGTTCCATGACCTGGGGCTCACTGCACATTACCGCAGTGATGACAAGCGGTTTGAGGTGGATGGTGCCAATGCCGCGCGCGAATTTGTGCGCAGCCACGGCCTGCCCCCGCAATCGCTGCAATTGGTGTGGGATGCCGTTGCACTCCACACGTCTCCCGGCATTGCGGAGTACAAAGAACCGGAAGTGGCGTTGCTGAATTATGGGGTAGCGCTGGATATGGTAGGCAAAGGATATGACCATTTAACGGATCAACAGCGGGAAGAGATCATCCGGGAGTTTCCGCGCAGCGGGTTAAAGCAAAATATGATCAGCACTTTTTTCGACGGCTTTAAACACAAGCCCCACACCACTTACGGGAGCATCAATGCAGACATTTGTGTGTGCATGATCCCTGGCTTCCAGCGGGGTGATTTTTGCGAGGCCATCCGGCACTCGCCATGGGCCGAGTAA